One genomic window of Leptospira paudalimensis includes the following:
- a CDS encoding LIC11435 family protein produces the protein MWNKKGIILFIFILIGFPIWGEPDGEEDTQHQLRWMEVEGATGYVLEIKNSSGYLVLSEKVKGTSYDLVNYTSGVYEHRVAVINKLGKVGSYSDWVKFEVVVSRVPTLSKDSVYSVSKEEKEKVFLLEGKDFIHPMRVYMVTGGKRIPAKKVVIESDSIAKATFVVDPDTDTGIYDLVLENPRNKTLTVKQRVVLSDSKERANNFAKRQEKIIRKEIPEDYYETPYWSTLWRSSVLPGWGQKYIDGKDWKLFVYPAIAVSAVAVYANSYNRFLAARSDYQSAVLLGAVLADRADSQVLWLLNRNNAEASFNRAKSELGVIQAGAGILGAFLIYNLVDSYFSAKRNVAAYEPGFPLGNENQRVYASMVPESGFSQTKLVSDVGSRYQIEISSRF, from the coding sequence ATGTGGAATAAAAAAGGGATTATACTTTTCATTTTCATATTGATTGGTTTTCCTATTTGGGGAGAACCAGACGGAGAAGAGGACACACAACACCAGTTACGTTGGATGGAAGTGGAAGGTGCAACTGGTTATGTTTTGGAAATCAAAAATTCCAGCGGGTATTTGGTTTTATCTGAAAAAGTAAAGGGAACAAGTTACGATTTGGTCAATTATACTTCTGGTGTTTATGAACACCGAGTAGCGGTGATCAACAAACTTGGAAAAGTTGGTAGTTATTCTGATTGGGTGAAATTTGAAGTAGTTGTTTCCCGTGTTCCCACTCTTTCCAAAGACTCAGTGTATTCCGTATCAAAAGAAGAAAAGGAAAAAGTTTTTTTACTCGAGGGTAAGGATTTTATCCATCCCATGAGAGTGTACATGGTCACTGGAGGGAAACGAATCCCAGCTAAAAAAGTAGTGATTGAATCTGATTCGATTGCAAAGGCAACATTTGTCGTTGATCCTGATACGGACACAGGGATTTATGATTTGGTCTTAGAAAATCCTCGGAATAAAACACTAACTGTCAAACAACGTGTGGTATTGTCTGATTCAAAGGAAAGAGCAAATAATTTTGCAAAACGGCAAGAGAAAATCATTCGCAAAGAAATACCTGAGGATTATTACGAAACGCCATATTGGTCTACTTTGTGGCGATCTTCTGTTTTACCAGGATGGGGACAAAAGTACATTGATGGGAAGGATTGGAAATTGTTTGTGTATCCAGCCATTGCTGTTTCTGCAGTTGCAGTGTATGCAAATTCGTACAATCGTTTTTTAGCGGCAAGGTCTGATTACCAATCGGCCGTATTACTGGGTGCTGTACTCGCTGACAGAGCTGACTCACAAGTTTTATGGTTACTCAATCGAAATAATGCGGAGGCAAGTTTTAATCGCGCAAAATCAGAGTTAGGTGTAATCCAGGCAGGGGCTGGAATCCTTGGGGCGTTTTTGATTTATAATTTGGTGGATTCGTATTTTTCTGCCAAACGGAATGTAGCGGCGTATGAACCGGGATTTCCGCTTGGGAATGAAAACCAAAGAGTGTATGCCTCTATGGTCCCTGAGTCTGGTTTTTCCCAAACCAAATTGGTAAGCGATGTCGGATCCCGTTACCAAATCGAAATCTCCTCTCGTTTTTGA
- the hisD gene encoding histidinol dehydrogenase translates to MPIPILSCDRNSKEVYSRFLSGAREDLSSATSRILPILEDVRTKGDSALFSYTEKFDGIKLSKLTIDPNEIKTNIDSKTKEAFLRAKTNIETFHMAQKREAWSKVIDGNRLGVKYTPIPSLAVYAPGGKALYPSSVLMGIIPAKIAGVKSIQLITPPQKEGIPEILVWLSQILEIDRIVTVGGAQGIAAAAYGTESVPKSEFIVGPGNSYVAAAKSYLSGQGLIGIDSPAGPSEVCIIADGSSNPKWIACDMLSQAEHGEDSSAILLTTEVSLAEKVRDELEIAFRERPKRLEMKQKAIYENSSILVFPTMEDCIWFSNELAPEHLEIQTRDNDSIFSKIEHAGSVFLGPYSPVAMGDYISGTNHILPTARGSRIYSSLGVDTFLKRVTYQEVTKESLETLYPYVKLMSELEGLDEEHGTSVKVRTKGQT, encoded by the coding sequence ATGCCGATTCCCATTCTTTCCTGTGATCGAAATTCTAAAGAGGTATACTCTCGTTTTCTCTCAGGAGCTAGGGAAGACTTAAGTTCTGCAACAAGTCGGATATTACCCATTCTGGAAGATGTAAGAACCAAGGGTGATTCTGCTCTTTTTTCTTATACAGAAAAGTTTGATGGAATCAAACTTTCGAAACTGACCATTGATCCAAATGAAATCAAAACGAATATTGATTCCAAAACAAAAGAAGCATTTTTAAGAGCAAAGACCAATATTGAAACCTTCCACATGGCCCAGAAACGAGAGGCTTGGTCCAAGGTGATCGATGGCAATCGTTTGGGTGTCAAATACACCCCCATTCCTTCCCTTGCAGTGTATGCTCCAGGTGGGAAGGCTTTGTATCCATCGAGTGTCCTTATGGGAATCATCCCTGCAAAGATTGCTGGTGTTAAATCCATCCAACTGATCACTCCACCACAAAAAGAAGGAATCCCTGAGATTTTAGTTTGGCTTTCTCAGATTTTGGAGATCGACCGGATTGTGACAGTTGGTGGTGCCCAAGGCATCGCAGCGGCTGCGTATGGAACTGAGTCAGTTCCCAAATCAGAGTTCATTGTGGGACCTGGGAATTCTTACGTTGCTGCCGCCAAATCGTACTTAAGTGGGCAAGGACTCATTGGTATTGATAGCCCTGCAGGTCCAAGTGAAGTTTGTATCATTGCCGATGGATCTTCCAATCCAAAGTGGATCGCCTGTGATATGTTATCCCAAGCGGAACATGGTGAAGATAGTTCTGCGATTTTACTCACCACAGAGGTTTCCCTTGCAGAAAAAGTAAGAGACGAATTGGAAATCGCATTTCGTGAACGTCCCAAACGATTGGAAATGAAACAAAAAGCAATTTATGAAAATTCCAGCATTCTTGTATTCCCTACAATGGAGGATTGTATCTGGTTTTCCAATGAATTGGCACCAGAACATTTAGAAATCCAAACAAGGGACAATGATTCTATATTTTCCAAAATAGAACATGCAGGCAGTGTTTTTTTAGGTCCTTATTCTCCTGTTGCGATGGGGGATTATATTTCAGGGACCAATCATATTTTACCAACTGCGAGAGGCAGTAGGATTTACTCTTCTCTAGGTGTGGATACGTTTTTAAAACGGGTTACCTACCAAGAAGTAACGAAGGAATCACTCGAAACATTATACCCATACGTGAAACTCATGTCGGAGCTAGAAGGCCTAGATGAAGAACATGGAACAAGTGTAAAAGTGAGAACCAAAGGCCAAACATGA
- the panC gene encoding pantoate--beta-alanine ligase — MKVVSEISELKKIIHEWKQQKETLGFCPTMGTLHAGHMDLVHHSKTQCTKTIVSIFINPTQFNDPKDFEAYPINTETDLKLCEENGVDLVFLPSVGVMYPKTETPIQMSIPSLQTTLCGRTRPGHFEGVLQIVSKLFHLTEPDYGFFGLKDYQQFRVISSLVEELNFPIKIVGVPTKRESDGLAMSSRNLRLSKKDRETATLVPRMFQLAKKTLLGGEKNLAVWKEILSDFLLTGTNVKIDYLEVVDPITLQPITGLKGNVLLATAVFVGEVRLIDNEVLVCPE, encoded by the coding sequence ATGAAAGTTGTCTCCGAGATTTCAGAATTAAAAAAAATCATTCACGAATGGAAACAACAAAAGGAAACTCTTGGTTTTTGTCCTACCATGGGAACACTTCATGCGGGCCATATGGATTTGGTACACCACTCCAAAACACAATGTACAAAAACCATTGTCTCCATTTTCATCAATCCAACCCAATTCAATGATCCAAAGGATTTTGAAGCATATCCAATCAATACAGAAACTGATTTAAAACTTTGCGAAGAGAATGGGGTAGATTTAGTATTTTTGCCAAGTGTTGGTGTCATGTACCCAAAAACGGAAACACCCATCCAAATGAGTATTCCGTCCCTACAAACAACGCTTTGCGGAAGGACAAGGCCTGGGCATTTTGAAGGTGTTCTTCAAATTGTATCGAAACTCTTCCATTTAACAGAGCCAGACTATGGTTTTTTTGGTTTAAAAGATTACCAACAGTTCAGAGTGATTTCTTCTCTTGTTGAGGAACTCAATTTTCCCATTAAAATTGTCGGAGTCCCTACAAAACGAGAATCTGATGGACTTGCCATGAGTTCTAGGAACCTACGTTTATCGAAAAAAGATAGAGAAACGGCAACCCTTGTTCCAAGGATGTTCCAACTTGCGAAAAAAACTTTGTTAGGTGGCGAAAAGAACTTAGCAGTATGGAAGGAAATCCTTTCTGATTTTCTGTTAACGGGAACAAACGTCAAAATTGATTATTTAGAAGTTGTGGATCCCATTACACTACAACCAATCACCGGACTCAAAGGGAATGTATTACTGGCAACTGCTGTTTTTGTAGGTGAGGTGCGTTTAATCGATAACGAAGTACTCGTTTGTCCTGAATGA
- a CDS encoding adenylate/guanylate cyclase domain-containing protein: MLEISAEIPFLRTSKLTFLVWDETPGSLESWNGDDGITIFFQTRRTRELEFRFGPPPWGIQFPNNRFEYPYVSIHHISSNKYLAKSLATASEGKNLFVIYPKTLEVEVRSVFARLEYLYDDRISPDRISHKFGLTGKTSSIPEISNGKTKEIETKVLSFPPLELVGSSGKTKIRQFELTSISVGENGTSNGHHPTESLLPSTETGLEKESVVSEVETDPNHPYDLIESSFASDGEEFPSNTVNPKDGEHLLSEVPSKGIKPNPESLDKNSDTIESDLPIESNVNTKFSLQLKMMGVISLLFVLSVASIIIFASFYFKRSIELQLRDNNIRIAEIIGSKVKSDILGVVEKGRQIAITLTTQGLPEEDRKLLLKTFFQNDKEFIYLGIFEKRDNILVMKREVFNEEELKKSAVTEDDFHAVVNRNRDALAEAFNGQAVLLNSSPGFVEPSFAIAIPTAENGELDNALVIIVKLDKIIGAFSKKGIETTFLVNGSGTVLAHPKEDLVLAATDLTTMPIVKTMLTSAPSTGQMSYKDEELGGSYLGSFQKIGFADAGVITIVSEEKAFADVYKSQKTNLYIAGIGLCSALIFVFFFSKTITKPVLQLLTATLEIAKGNFKIGIKPTTQDEVGLLTKYFIDMGQGLEEREKVKNILGSMIDPVVVQEAMVDLAALKRGSETHITAFFSDVASFSTISEQLKSADLAALLNEYLSAMTLLLKKHEGVLDKYIGDAIVGIFNAPVPVADHELKAARASVDMVLKLQELREYWTANNLYSKEAQVMDARIGLNSGPAKVGFMGTDALASYTMMGDTVNLAARLEAAGKDYGVNILITDPIREKIQEEMITRYVDLVRVKGKNEPVRIHELVGYKSLVTPNVVEAVQLYEAGFQEYLNQNWSKAIQLFKDSERSKGSKDKSSHMLIERCEEYSLSSPGKDWDGVFTRTHK; the protein is encoded by the coding sequence ATGTTAGAAATTTCTGCCGAAATTCCGTTCCTCAGAACGTCCAAACTCACATTTCTTGTCTGGGATGAGACTCCTGGAAGTTTAGAATCATGGAATGGGGACGACGGGATTACTATATTCTTCCAAACGCGAAGGACAAGGGAATTGGAGTTCCGTTTTGGGCCTCCTCCATGGGGGATTCAATTTCCAAACAATCGATTTGAATACCCTTATGTTTCCATTCATCATATTTCATCTAATAAGTATTTGGCGAAATCTCTAGCAACTGCAAGTGAAGGTAAAAATCTTTTTGTCATCTATCCTAAGACTTTGGAAGTTGAGGTAAGGTCTGTATTTGCAAGGCTTGAGTATCTATATGATGATCGAATTTCGCCTGATCGAATCTCTCATAAATTTGGACTGACAGGAAAAACAAGTTCCATACCAGAAATCTCAAATGGCAAAACAAAGGAGATCGAAACAAAGGTTCTTTCTTTCCCACCTTTGGAACTAGTTGGCAGTTCAGGGAAAACAAAAATTCGTCAATTTGAATTAACCAGTATTAGTGTAGGTGAAAATGGTACTTCCAATGGCCACCATCCTACGGAATCACTTTTACCAAGTACAGAAACTGGATTAGAAAAAGAATCGGTAGTATCGGAAGTGGAAACCGATCCGAATCACCCTTATGATTTGATTGAATCCTCATTTGCCTCTGACGGAGAGGAATTCCCATCAAATACAGTGAATCCAAAAGATGGAGAGCATTTATTAAGTGAAGTGCCATCGAAAGGAATCAAACCAAATCCAGAATCGTTAGACAAAAATTCGGATACGATCGAATCTGATCTGCCTATTGAATCAAATGTAAATACAAAGTTCTCTCTACAATTGAAGATGATGGGTGTAATCAGCCTATTGTTTGTATTATCAGTAGCCAGTATCATTATTTTTGCTTCCTTTTATTTTAAACGTTCCATCGAACTCCAGTTACGTGATAACAATATTCGAATTGCGGAAATCATTGGATCTAAAGTAAAATCAGATATTTTAGGTGTTGTGGAAAAAGGCCGCCAAATTGCCATCACTCTCACCACACAAGGACTTCCTGAAGAAGATCGAAAATTACTCCTTAAAACCTTTTTCCAAAATGATAAGGAATTTATCTATTTAGGCATTTTTGAAAAGAGAGACAATATCCTCGTCATGAAACGAGAGGTGTTTAATGAAGAAGAACTCAAAAAAAGTGCAGTTACCGAAGATGATTTTCATGCAGTTGTCAACAGAAACCGCGATGCCTTAGCGGAAGCCTTTAATGGCCAAGCCGTTCTCCTCAATTCAAGTCCCGGGTTTGTGGAACCATCCTTTGCCATTGCCATTCCCACTGCAGAAAATGGCGAATTGGACAATGCGCTTGTCATCATTGTCAAACTAGACAAAATCATTGGTGCATTTTCCAAAAAAGGAATTGAAACAACATTTTTAGTGAATGGTTCTGGGACGGTCCTTGCACATCCTAAAGAAGACTTAGTGCTTGCCGCAACCGATTTAACAACAATGCCGATCGTCAAAACGATGCTCACGAGTGCACCAAGTACAGGCCAGATGAGTTATAAGGATGAGGAGTTGGGTGGTTCTTATTTAGGTTCCTTCCAAAAAATTGGATTTGCTGATGCAGGTGTTATCACGATTGTTTCAGAGGAAAAAGCATTTGCTGATGTTTACAAAAGCCAAAAGACAAACCTTTATATAGCAGGGATTGGATTGTGTTCTGCTCTTATTTTTGTGTTTTTCTTCTCCAAAACGATTACAAAGCCCGTATTGCAATTGTTAACAGCTACTCTTGAAATTGCAAAAGGTAATTTCAAAATTGGAATCAAACCTACAACCCAAGACGAAGTGGGTTTATTAACAAAATACTTTATCGATATGGGTCAAGGTTTAGAAGAAAGAGAAAAGGTTAAAAATATTTTGGGTAGTATGATTGATCCAGTTGTGGTCCAAGAAGCCATGGTTGACCTTGCTGCTTTAAAACGGGGATCAGAAACTCATATCACAGCCTTTTTCTCAGACGTTGCTAGTTTTTCTACAATTTCCGAACAGTTAAAAAGTGCTGACCTTGCTGCACTTTTGAATGAATACCTATCTGCGATGACTCTCCTTTTGAAAAAACACGAGGGTGTTTTGGACAAATACATTGGAGATGCTATCGTTGGAATTTTTAACGCACCAGTACCTGTCGCAGACCATGAGCTGAAAGCGGCAAGAGCAAGTGTGGATATGGTTTTGAAATTACAAGAGTTAAGAGAATATTGGACAGCAAACAACCTTTATTCCAAAGAAGCTCAAGTGATGGATGCAAGGATTGGTCTCAATTCTGGCCCTGCAAAGGTTGGGTTTATGGGAACTGATGCACTCGCGTCTTACACAATGATGGGTGATACTGTCAATTTAGCAGCACGACTGGAAGCAGCTGGAAAAGATTATGGAGTGAACATTCTCATCACAGATCCGATACGTGAAAAAATCCAGGAAGAGATGATCACGAGGTATGTAGACTTGGTTCGAGTGAAAGGTAAAAACGAACCAGTGAGGATCCATGAATTAGTAGGGTATAAATCCCTTGTGACTCCCAATGTAGTGGAAGCAGTTCAATTGTATGAAGCCGGTTTTCAGGAATACTTAAATCAAAATTGGTCAAAAGCAATTCAGTTGTTCAAAGATTCGGAAAGAAGTAAAGGCTCAAAAGATAAATCGAGTCATATGTTAATTGAACGTTGTGAAGAATATAGCCTCAGTTCTCCAGGCAAAGACTGGGATGGCGTATTTACGAGGACACATAAATAA
- a CDS encoding FecR domain-containing protein: MRLLNDTRFVVTALLLLILLFSVLLYRNLNFRANDSTEPTIGVITFKNKTVLRKYNDAVVWDLIESKTEVKNRDTIRTEGLSDAILTLNDGTKINISENSMILLDLSDKNININFAYGSFEAARVSGSSGDVKMNITAGDKTVEVTNGDVKLDKTKSELNIKVDQGEAKLTSNGKEETIAKDQVANVSESGVKVAKQMFRLVSPEDRKNILSESGVERINFSLSGWNSDSVKRASPMIEVSLFPDFSKSIVREKLTSANVSKKLEPGSYYWRVSYNDPSTQTRSVTEVYQFRILNDPSLKLLSPKNEEVIQYSNETPVVRFVWNVLDLYSSYSVQIARDKAFTDIVTLKQTQNQSLAFDNLKEGTYFAKIKAKSSLPGIEEKTSAVITFQIQKKTNSSPPELLEPSKGKVIAEEQTKSQLFFSWKDDKDFDSYQWELSSDANFSSILQTEKIKNNFFKSTSGLKLGNYFWRVKGITNEGTRIDSKSFSFTVIAKEELELISPNQSAEVEVDDRNLVILKWKKLTGKSNYEIQVSRQADFQSLVVKESVVGNYYEFKSKDFGKFYWRVKLAEDESTVSPIRNFQMVSNIEPPNLLSPGRNETIDLFTKNYISFSWKPVEKASAYRLKLIDVSGIREKIILNERITSNKFQMNEIQKLNVGRFRWEVSTFYKANDGSERESASNKQDFFISVPELKVPKILTPGTIYVE; the protein is encoded by the coding sequence ATGCGTTTGTTAAATGATACAAGATTTGTAGTAACAGCATTATTATTGTTAATATTGTTATTTTCTGTCTTATTGTATCGTAATTTGAATTTTAGAGCCAATGATTCCACTGAACCAACGATTGGTGTCATTACGTTTAAGAATAAGACTGTTTTACGCAAGTACAATGATGCTGTTGTATGGGATTTAATTGAATCAAAAACAGAAGTTAAAAATAGAGATACGATTCGGACAGAAGGTTTGTCGGATGCGATTTTAACTTTAAATGATGGAACAAAGATCAACATTTCAGAAAATTCTATGATCTTACTCGATCTTTCCGACAAAAACATCAATATCAATTTTGCTTATGGTTCCTTTGAGGCAGCGAGAGTATCAGGGTCATCTGGTGATGTAAAAATGAATATCACAGCAGGTGACAAAACTGTAGAAGTCACAAATGGTGATGTAAAACTCGATAAAACAAAATCTGAGTTAAACATCAAAGTTGACCAAGGGGAAGCGAAATTAACCTCCAATGGAAAAGAGGAAACAATTGCCAAAGACCAAGTTGCCAATGTTTCCGAATCGGGGGTAAAAGTAGCCAAACAAATGTTTCGTCTTGTTAGCCCGGAAGACCGGAAGAACATTCTTTCTGAATCTGGTGTGGAACGGATAAACTTTTCACTTTCAGGATGGAATTCGGATTCTGTAAAACGTGCTTCTCCTATGATTGAAGTTTCTTTATTCCCTGACTTTTCCAAATCAATTGTAAGAGAAAAATTAACATCGGCTAATGTTTCGAAAAAATTGGAGCCAGGTTCTTATTACTGGAGAGTTTCTTACAATGATCCAAGTACACAAACTAGATCCGTAACAGAAGTTTACCAATTTAGGATTTTAAATGATCCGTCATTGAAATTATTATCACCTAAAAATGAAGAAGTGATTCAATACTCAAATGAAACTCCAGTGGTTCGCTTTGTTTGGAATGTTTTGGATTTGTATTCCTCCTATTCTGTTCAAATTGCTCGTGATAAGGCTTTTACGGATATTGTCACGTTAAAACAAACACAAAACCAATCTTTGGCGTTTGATAATTTAAAAGAAGGGACTTATTTTGCGAAAATAAAAGCGAAGTCGAGTTTACCTGGAATCGAAGAAAAAACTTCAGCTGTGATTACGTTTCAAATTCAGAAAAAAACAAATAGTTCGCCACCTGAATTATTAGAACCAAGTAAGGGTAAGGTGATCGCAGAAGAACAAACCAAATCACAATTATTCTTTTCATGGAAGGATGATAAGGATTTTGATTCTTACCAATGGGAGTTGAGTAGTGATGCAAATTTTTCTTCCATTCTCCAAACAGAAAAAATTAAAAATAATTTTTTTAAATCTACATCTGGTTTAAAACTTGGTAACTATTTTTGGAGAGTCAAAGGGATCACAAACGAAGGCACTCGGATAGATTCTAAATCTTTTTCTTTCACGGTCATCGCAAAAGAAGAGTTAGAATTAATATCACCAAACCAATCTGCAGAAGTTGAAGTTGATGATCGTAATCTTGTGATTCTCAAATGGAAAAAACTCACTGGAAAGTCGAATTATGAAATCCAAGTTTCCCGACAGGCCGACTTTCAAAGTTTGGTAGTGAAAGAATCGGTAGTTGGGAATTATTATGAATTTAAATCAAAGGATTTTGGAAAATTCTATTGGCGAGTGAAACTTGCAGAAGATGAATCCACAGTCAGCCCAATAAGAAATTTCCAAATGGTATCCAATATTGAACCTCCTAATTTATTGTCACCAGGGAGAAATGAAACAATCGATCTTTTCACAAAAAATTACATCAGTTTCTCTTGGAAACCAGTGGAAAAAGCTTCAGCATATCGATTGAAACTCATCGATGTTTCAGGGATTCGTGAAAAAATAATTCTGAATGAACGAATTACTTCGAATAAATTTCAAATGAATGAAATCCAAAAATTAAATGTGGGTCGATTTCGATGGGAAGTTTCCACCTTTTATAAGGCGAATGATGGTTCAGAAAGAGAATCCGCTTCTAACAAACAGGATTTTTTCATCTCTGTTCCCGAACTAAAAGTTCCAAAAATCCTCACTCCTGGTACTATCTATGTGGAATAA